One region of Wyeomyia smithii strain HCP4-BCI-WySm-NY-G18 chromosome 3, ASM2978416v1, whole genome shotgun sequence genomic DNA includes:
- the LOC129731005 gene encoding uncharacterized protein LOC129731005 encodes MLVATNGFGSVEGFLACNTCRQSLKRGVIPTLSKSNGFTYPKYPSSLPALDPLTVRLISPRINFMQLRRLRHTAGSLTIIGQIINVPVDVAQMVSKLPRQLDDDCAFNVNLKKHMIHKSNYLSGYVKKAAVKAWLKYLLPTPLYRQYGIVLDEENLTAIGSAPQQPGTSRRMNTMVDIEVVDDSNETELLIGQQHTLLWDEDKCLEIAPAQNRTPLSIIYDEHAEELSFPDIYLGHPRTFNPEIHVTAFMMATSEIRRRDRRGAKPEHVLYVGMKIMRLRVSEGLRNTFKCMGTTNITRAQLSDKRFLETCIERNLSFLQSIPNSIQYWMKRKRDVFAMIRQLGKPTMFLTLSANETRWSHLLKILYKLSSRYSGTDLHDVMQQLTALQRATLVSEDPVTCCIYFNKMVNVIMQLLSSSKYSPFGEYNVIDYFKRIEFQHRGSPHAHILLWLRNDPRESISEEMPLTIRLIDRLCSTSVEDLPDSYGNQVHKHTFTCFKRNEKQCRFNIPFWPMDQTRVLIPISSDDTRRDQLKRHCTKLREVLETKVFDTFAEFLADNNCTYEYYLDVIRSSLNRPTVMLKRSMTQLWTNPFNSWIAKTLSSNMDIQFILEEFSCAAYVVEYVNKSNRGISSLHRDLIKLQSVYPDEDYTGLLKKVSIKMLNSVELCAQEAAWYLLRQPMSESSRQVEFIPTMWPHERIKSRKCNKQMDEDGIESDSSDVWKLNIVQKYEAREELDDICLADFAAYYNKVRGAGNSYKIRSLPRVLRWRNYDMSELSEYKREMVLLFWPFRNEVCDILDSNKFLQLYEENEAAILRKLKEYDTELNLERTVEEYLRINAENDEQHDTATRKRDEYARAIIMEPNDDDITYLPVGPMAAVVKQRTNVMSKQDYCNMVRTTNPEQRDLILQLIHKLHSFDVDEKPLQIFFTGPAGCGKTFTLRILMETVNRFSQAHNSQHNAYVACASTGKAAIAIDGTTVHSAFRITMSRRQSSKLSFEALQLYRNAFANVRAVIIDEVSMIGADVLNTIHSRLQEITGNYNDPFGGMSIVFCGDLRQLPPVNARPVYKPCANSMHGAILWQSLDFFPLVRVMRQTNEQFSTILTKIGNGERLVPDEIKLIESRFRTAEWCKQNVPGAIRLFHRNADVERYNSEALTDRDAVDCVADEVYSGYRNASQLASARTKMNKMSVVETGGLGYILRLAVGTPYMITVNVDVEDGIVNGAIGELQYVEHTEDDLQQPITKLWIKFENDSIGKTLRVKSRPHVCSKPGVLQSNWTPISKRSANISLGASIKCKRIQFPVVSANALTVHKSQGGTFSEIVYEYDKGQEQQLVYVGLSRVTAIEGLYLTNAKDMFQFFHAKGTASPRAQDLRTELQRLSNHQLRTIGKEIIDAIQTHNVACKVMSVNVQSLNAHLLDVTSDQVLIRADLLALSETWLEDDAFVEIAGFNLITQSKRAAVRAGGVAIYQRMELLTATAHTIEKLSEHHDEQLLIADHYGDICVAEITISNTRVLLFCVYISPDTTTKQKKFFLTRNLMMYSRTDMPIAVTGDFNIDISKQENIEFVDFMQKYLHLNLVSDRTQATTLGGSCLDLTFTRNLRSECMRYCSYFSYHRPILSLLTV; translated from the exons ATGCTGGTGGCCACCAACGGTTTTGGCTCAGTTGAAGGGTTTTTAGCCTGCAACACATGTCGACAAAGTCTAAAACGAGGCGTAATCCCAacgttgtcaaaatcaaacggTTTTACCTACCCAAAATACCCGTCGAGCTTACCGGCATTAGATCCACTGACTGTGAGATTAATATCGCCACGGATCAACTTTATGCAACTTCGTCGGTTGCGTCACACAGCAG GTAGCCTGACGATAATTGGGCAGATTATTAATGTGCCAGTCGATGTTGCTCAGATGGTGAGCAAGCTCCCACGGCAACTAGATGATGATTGCGCCTTCAACGTGAATCTAAAGAAACACATGATTCACAAATCGAACTATCTGAGTGGATACGTGAAGAAGGCAGCTGTGAAAGCTTGGCTGAAATACCTCTTGCCTACTCCGCTCTACCGGCAGTATGGTATTGTACTGGATGAGGAAAATCTGACGGCTATCGGATCAGCACCGCAGCAACCTGGAACATCCCGGCGGATGAATACCATGGTTGATATAGAGGTCGTAGATGATTCAAACGAGACAGAATTGCTCATTGGCCAACAACATACATTGCTATGGGATGAAGATAAATGTTTGGAAATCGCTCCAGCACAAAATCGGACGCCGCTGTCTATTATTTACGATGAACATGCTGAAGAATTGTCTTTTCCGGATATTTATCTGGGCCATCCGCGTACATTTAATCCGGAAATCCACGTTACAGCCTTTATGATGGCAACCAGCGAGATACGCCGTCGTGATCGACGTGGTGCGAAACCCGAACACGTTTTATATGTAGGCATGAAAATTATGCGCTTGCGTGTTTCGGAAGGGTTGCGAAACACTTTTAAGTGTATGGGAACGACAAATATCACACGCGCACAGCTCAGCGATAAGCGGTTCCTGGAAACTTGTATCGAGCGGAATCTGTCGTTTCTTCAAAGCATTCCGAATTCAATCCAATATTGGATGAAGAGGAAACGGGACGTGTTCGCAATGATTCGACAGCTCGGTAAACCAACAATGTTTTTAACACTGAGTGCAAATGAAACTCGCTGGTCACatctattgaaaattttgtacAAGCTATCCAGTAGATACAGTGGCACAGATTTACACGACGTAATGCAACAGTTAACGGCACTACAACGAGCAACACTAGTGAGTGAAGACCCCGTAACATGTTGTATCTACTTCAATAAGATGGTCAATGTAATCATGCAACTGCTGTCGTCATCTAAATACAGTCCTTTTGGAGAATACAATGTTATAGACTATTTCAAAAGGATCGAATTTCAACATCGTGGTAGCCCTCACGCCCATATTTTGCTTTGGCTAAGAAACGACCCTCGTGAAAGCATTTCCGAGGAAATGCCGTTGACCATTCGTTTGATCGATCGACTTTGTTCCACAAGCGTTGAAGATCTGCCAGACTCATATGGCAATCAG GTTCATAAACATACGTTCACATGTTTTAAACGCAATGAGAAGCAATGCCGGtttaatatacctttttggccAATGGATCAAACACGTGTGTTGATCCCAATCTCGTCCGATGATACTCGCCGTGATCAACTGAAACGACACTGTACAAAGCTACGTGAAGTGTTGGAAACCAAAGTTTTCGACACATTCGCAGAGTTTCTTGCTGACAACAACTGCACGTACGAGTATTATCTCGATGTGATTCGCTCTTCGCTAAACCGACCTACCGTCATGCTCAAGCGATCCATGACTCAATTATGGACAAATCCATTTAACTCTTGGATTGCTAAAACACTGAGTTCGAATATGGATATTCAATTCATTCTAGAGGAGTTCTCGTGTGCGGCTTATGTCGTTGAATATGTTAATAAATCGAATAGAGGCATAAGCAGTTTACATCGAGACCTCATAAAGCTTCAGTCTGTATATCCGGATGAAGATTATACAGGACTTTTGAAGAAGGTGAGCATCAAAATGCTAAATTCGGTGGAGCTGTGCGCACAAGAAGCTGCTTGGTATTTGCTCCGACAACCGATGTCAGAAAGTAGTCGCCAG GTCGAATTTATACCAACGATGTGGCCCCATGAGCGGATAAAATCAAGAAAGTGTAACAAACAGATGGACGAGGATGGTATTGAAAGCGATTCTTCTGATGTTTGGAAGTTGAATATCGTCCAAAAATATGAAGCACGAGAAGAATTAGACGACATATGTTTGGCTGATTTTGCAGCCTATTACAATAAAGTAAGAGGTGCTGGTAATTCATACAAAATACGTTCCTTGCCCCGGGTGTTACGCTGGCGTAACTATGATATGTCGGAGCTTTCTGAATACAAACGAGAGATGGTACTTTTGTTCTGGCCCTTCAGAAACGAAGTGTGCGATATACTCGACAGCAACAAGTTCCTTCAGTTATACGAGGAAAACGAGGCTGCCATTCTTAGAAAGCTAAAGGAATACGATACTGAATTGAACCTAGAACGGACCGTTGAAGAGTACCTTCGAATTAATGCTGAAAATGATGAGCAACATGACACCGCAACCAGAAAACGTGATGAATATGCTCGAGCCATCATAATGGAACCGAATGATGACGATATCACGTATTTGCCAGTCGGACCCATGGCAGCTGTCGTTAAGCAGAGGACGAATGTGATGTCGAAGCAGGATTACTGTAACATGGTGCGTACAACTAATCCAGAGCAGAGGGATTTGATTCTGCAACTAATTCATAAGTTGCATAGTTTCGATGTGGATGAGAAACCGTTGCAGATATTTTTCACTGGACCGGCGGGATGCGGTAAGACGTTTACGCTTCGGATCTTGATGGAGACCGTAAACCGCTTCAGTCAGGCGCATAATAGCCAACACAACGCATATGTTGCATGTGCCTCAACGGGTAAAGCGGCCATTGCTATTGATGGAACTACGGTGCATTCAGCGTTCCGAATAACGATGTCACGAAGGCAGAGTTCAAAGCTGAGCTTTGAAGCTTTGCAACTATATCGCAATGCTTTTGCCAACGTGAGAGCTGTCATCATAGATGAAGTCAGCATGATTGGTGCTGACGTGCTTAATACCATCCACAGCCGCCTCCAGGAAATCACGGGGAATTATAACGATCCGTTCGGAGGAATGTCGATTGTCTTCTGTGGTGACCTGAGGCAACTACCTCCAGTAAACGCGCGGCCAGTTTACAAACCGTGTGCAAATTCAATGCACGGAGCTATACTCTGGCAGTCACTAGACTTCTTCCCGCTGGTGAGAGTCATGCGCCAGACTAATGAGCAATTCTCCACAATCCTTACCAAGATCGGAAACGGGGAACGGCTGGTCCCGGACGAGATTAAGCTAATTGAAAGTAGATTCCGAACAGCTGAGTGGTGCAAGCAGAATGTACCAGGTGCTATTCGCCTGTTTCATCGTAATGCTGACGTTGAACGCTACAATTCCGAAGCACTAACCGATCGAGATGCAGTGGACTGTGTGGCTGACGAGGTATACTCTGGATACAGGAACGCTTCGCAGTTGGCCAGCGCACGCACCAAAATGAATAAGATGAGTGTTGTGGAGACTGGAGGTTTGGGATACATATTGCGACTTGCCGTTGGAACGCCATACATGATCACTGTAAATGTTGATGTTGAGGATGGTATCGTAAATGGCGCTATCGGTGAACTACAATATGTGGAGCACACTGAAGACGATCTTCAGCAGCCAATCACCAAGCTTTGgatcaaatttgaaaatgatTCTATAGGAAAGACATTAAGAGTCAAATCGAGGCCTCATGTGTGTTCTAAGCCTGGCGTACTTCAATCCAACTGGACTCCAATCAGCAAGCGATCGGCAAACATTTCGTTAGGCGCCAGCATTAAATGCAAGCGAATTCAATTCCCCGTGGTGAGCGCAAATGCTCTTACTGTACATAAATCTCAAGGTGGCACGTTTTCGGAAATTGTGTACGAATACGACAAGGGGCAAGAACAGCAGCTAGTGTATGTTGGGTTGTCCAGAGTAACAGCCATCGAAGGGCTTTATTTGACCAATGCCAAAGACATGTTTCAATTCTTCCACGCAAAAGGAACCGCTTCACCAAGAGCTCAGGATTTACGAACAGAACTGCAACGATTGTCCAACCACCAGTTGCGTACCATCGGGAAAGAGATTATTGACGCGATCCAGACTCATAACGTAGCTTGCAAAGTGATGAGTGTTAATGTGCAGAGTCTCAATGCACACTTATTAGATGTGACCTCTGACCAGGTACTGATCCGCGCAGATTTGCTAGCTCTCAGTGAAACATGGCTTGAAGATGACGCATTCGTTGAAATTGCTGGATTCAACTTGATTACTCAATCCAAACGTGCTGCTGTCAGAGCCGGCGGCGTGGCGATTTACCAGCGCATGGAACTGTTGACTGCTACTGCACACACCATCGAGAAACTTAGTGAACACCACGACGAGCAACTATTGATTGCAGACCACTATGGTGATATATGTGTAGCTGAGATCACTATTAGTAACACCAGAGTATTACTTTTCTGTGTGTACATTTCACCAG ATACTACGACCAAACAGAAGAAATTTTTCCTGACACGCAACCTTATGATGTACTCTCGAACAGATATGCCCATAGCTGTCACTGGGGACTTCAATATCGACATCTCCAAACAGGAGAATATTGAGTTTGTTGACTTCATGCAGAAGTATCTTCATTTGAATTTAGTTTCTGACCGTACTCAAGCAACAACATTAGGAGGCTCATGTTTAGATTTGACGTTCACAAGAAACCTCCGTTCCGAATGTATGAGGTACTGCTCGTATTTTTCATACCACAGGCCTATTCTATCTTTGCTGACAGTATGA